In Agrobacterium tumefaciens, a single genomic region encodes these proteins:
- a CDS encoding YeiH family protein, producing MAQHRTLAHPFQFSLRWLTPLLPGILVCAAVSCAAILAERFQVRIAGHAWLGDLVLAILIGTMLRSLVSLPAIASAGIKFSAKTLLEIAVALLGASLSLSILKGAGGLLIGGIALIVALSLVVSYAAGRMLGLPPKLATLIACGNSICGNSAIAAAAPAIGAKPEDVAASIAFTAILGVAAVLLMPFLPQLLGLDATQYGIFAGLTVYAVPQVLAATAPIGVVAVQTGTIVKLIRVLMLGPVIAALSVIHGRSDKGRLKLQQMVPWFIIGFVLMIMARSFGLIPEVLLSPVASLSNILTIMSMAALGLSVDIRSLRHAGGKVILAASLSLVLLGALSFGLILLTQAA from the coding sequence ATGGCACAACATCGCACCCTCGCCCATCCGTTTCAATTTTCGCTTCGCTGGCTCACCCCGCTTCTGCCGGGAATTCTCGTCTGCGCGGCGGTCAGCTGCGCCGCCATTCTAGCGGAGCGTTTTCAGGTGCGGATTGCGGGACACGCATGGCTCGGCGATCTGGTGCTTGCCATTCTGATCGGCACGATGCTGCGTTCGCTGGTGTCGCTGCCGGCCATCGCTTCGGCTGGCATCAAGTTCAGTGCCAAGACCCTGCTTGAAATCGCCGTGGCGCTTCTCGGCGCATCCTTGAGCCTTTCCATTCTCAAAGGCGCCGGTGGTTTGCTGATCGGTGGTATCGCGCTGATCGTGGCGCTGTCGCTCGTCGTTAGCTATGCCGCGGGGCGAATGCTGGGTCTACCGCCCAAGCTTGCGACGCTGATTGCCTGCGGCAACTCCATCTGCGGCAATTCCGCCATCGCAGCCGCAGCACCCGCCATCGGCGCCAAGCCGGAAGATGTTGCCGCCTCGATTGCATTTACCGCAATTCTCGGCGTCGCCGCCGTTCTTCTGATGCCGTTCCTGCCGCAGCTCCTCGGCCTCGATGCCACCCAATACGGCATCTTTGCGGGTCTGACGGTCTATGCGGTGCCTCAGGTTCTGGCCGCCACCGCTCCTATCGGCGTCGTTGCCGTGCAGACGGGCACCATCGTCAAGCTCATCCGCGTGCTGATGCTGGGTCCGGTCATTGCCGCTCTCTCCGTCATCCACGGCCGGTCCGACAAGGGGCGCCTGAAGCTGCAGCAAATGGTTCCGTGGTTCATCATCGGCTTCGTGCTGATGATCATGGCGCGCTCCTTCGGCCTCATCCCCGAGGTGCTGCTCTCCCCCGTCGCCTCGCTCTCCAACATCCTCACCATCATGTCGATGGCGGCTCTCGGACTATCGGTCGATATTCGCAGCCTTCGCCATGCCGGTGGCAAGGTCATCCTTGCCGCCAGCCTGTCGCTCGTGCTGCTGGGTGCTCTGAGCTTCGGCCTGATCCTGCTGACGCAGGCGGCCTGA
- a CDS encoding LysR family transcriptional regulator — protein sequence MTFEQLRIFIAVAEREHLTRAAEAIGLTASAVSSAIKNLEAFYNVELFHRVGRNIELTESGRAFLGEAKATLARVRNAELILSEMGGLTRGEITVCASQTIASYWLPPILMRFKKLYPGVTVRLDIGNTKTVTQAVLDGLAEVGFIEGRIDEPALMVQPVVSDKLLVVTGSAHPFADGRYLTALDMLYGTSWVLREQGSGTRSAFEAAVRQMGVDPAELSVMLELPSNEAVVMAARSGGAATAVSASVASLFLRQGLLVRAGIDLPARNFALLRHKERHTSRAAMELERLSRAASEDYKAGLAGL from the coding sequence ATGACCTTCGAACAACTCCGTATCTTCATTGCTGTCGCCGAGCGCGAACATCTGACCCGCGCCGCCGAAGCCATCGGTCTCACGGCTTCCGCGGTCAGTTCCGCCATCAAGAATCTCGAGGCCTTTTATAATGTCGAGCTGTTCCACCGTGTCGGCCGCAACATCGAGTTGACCGAAAGCGGCCGGGCATTTCTGGGCGAGGCTAAGGCGACACTGGCGCGTGTGCGCAATGCGGAATTGATTCTCTCTGAAATGGGCGGGCTGACGCGCGGCGAAATCACCGTCTGCGCCAGCCAGACGATTGCAAGCTACTGGCTGCCGCCGATCCTGATGCGGTTCAAGAAACTCTATCCCGGCGTGACGGTCCGGCTGGATATCGGCAATACCAAGACGGTGACGCAGGCGGTGCTGGATGGTCTGGCGGAGGTCGGCTTCATCGAAGGCAGGATCGATGAACCGGCATTGATGGTGCAGCCGGTCGTGTCCGACAAGCTTCTGGTCGTCACCGGTTCAGCCCATCCTTTCGCCGACGGCCGCTATCTCACCGCGCTGGATATGCTTTACGGCACATCCTGGGTTCTGCGCGAACAGGGCTCCGGCACTCGCTCCGCCTTTGAGGCGGCGGTGCGGCAGATGGGGGTGGATCCGGCTGAGCTGTCCGTCATGCTGGAACTGCCATCCAACGAAGCGGTGGTGATGGCGGCCCGCTCCGGCGGCGCGGCCACCGCCGTCTCGGCTTCCGTCGCGTCGCTTTTTCTGCGGCAGGGCTTGCTGGTCCGCGCCGGCATCGATCTGCCGGCACGCAATTTCGCCTTGCTGCGCCACAAGGAGCGCCATACCAGCCGCGCCGCGATGGAACTGGAGCGCCTCAGCCGGGCGGCGTCGGAGGATTACAAGGCTGGTCTCGCGGGGCTGTAG
- a CDS encoding type II toxin-antitoxin system RelE family toxin, whose protein sequence is MIWTIEYHTLVQKEMRKINPEVRRRIRSFLHERLAALDDPRQTGAALQGSELGNYWRYRVGDYSIICDIQDHKLVVLVVEIGHRREIYR, encoded by the coding sequence GTGATCTGGACAATTGAATATCACACGCTTGTCCAGAAAGAGATGCGCAAGATAAATCCGGAAGTGCGCCGGCGTATCCGCAGCTTTCTCCATGAAAGGCTGGCGGCGCTGGACGACCCGCGCCAAACCGGCGCGGCCCTTCAGGGTTCCGAACTCGGAAACTACTGGCGTTACCGGGTGGGCGATTACAGCATCATCTGCGATATACAGGACCACAAGCTGGTCGTTCTGGTGGTCGAAATCGGCCATCGCCGTGAAATTTACCGTTAG
- the relB gene encoding type II toxin-antitoxin system RelB family antitoxin — translation MSKQTAIRLPDETYERLKALSERTGRTSAFYIREAIEKHIDDMEDLYLAEEATRRIQRGESKVISAEEFWRDLDN, via the coding sequence ATGAGCAAACAGACGGCCATCCGCCTGCCGGACGAGACCTATGAGCGGCTGAAGGCGTTGTCTGAGCGCACCGGCCGCACCTCTGCGTTTTACATCCGCGAGGCGATCGAGAAACATATTGACGATATGGAAGACCTCTATCTTGCCGAAGAGGCGACGCGGCGCATTCAGCGCGGAGAATCGAAGGTTATAAGCGCCGAGGAGTTCTGGCGTGATCTGGACAATTGA
- the hisS gene encoding histidine--tRNA ligase, with protein sequence MSEKAKKPQKLKARLPRGFVDRSAADIHATNEMVDKIRRVYELYGFDPMETPLFEYTDALGKFLPDSDRPNEGVFSLQDDDDQWMSLRYDLTAPLARHVAENFNEIQLPFRTYRAGYVFRNEKPGPGRFRQFMQFDADTVGAAGVQADAEMCMMMADTLEALGIARGDYVIRVNNRKVLDGVMEAIGLGGEDNAGRRLNVLRAIDKLDKFGPEGVKLLLGPGRKDESGDFTKGAGLGDEQIEKVLFFVGIKDYAQSADDLAKLVAGTSKGEEGVDELNIIGALVTSAGYDATRIKIDPSVVRGLEYYTGPVYEAELTFDVTNEKGEKVVFGSVGGGGRYDGLVSRFMGQPVPATGFSIGVSRLMTALKNLGKLGQVKPLAPVLITVMDGDVESMGRYQRFTQALRAEGIRAEMYQGNWKKFGNQLKYADRLGSPIAIIQGGDERAEGVVQIKDLIEGKRLSGEIEDNASWREARVAQVSVPEAELVAKVREILEHQAEDVRRAAEDVLRSESK encoded by the coding sequence ATGAGCGAAAAAGCAAAAAAGCCACAGAAACTGAAAGCCCGCCTGCCGCGCGGCTTCGTGGATCGTTCGGCTGCCGATATCCATGCCACCAATGAGATGGTCGACAAGATCCGTAGGGTATACGAGCTTTACGGCTTCGATCCGATGGAAACACCGCTGTTCGAATATACCGATGCACTCGGCAAGTTCCTGCCAGATAGCGACCGCCCGAACGAAGGCGTGTTTTCGCTGCAGGACGACGACGACCAATGGATGAGCTTGCGGTATGATCTCACCGCGCCGCTCGCCCGTCATGTCGCGGAAAACTTCAACGAAATTCAGCTGCCCTTCCGCACCTATCGCGCCGGTTACGTGTTCCGCAATGAAAAGCCAGGCCCCGGCCGGTTTCGGCAATTCATGCAGTTCGATGCCGATACGGTCGGTGCTGCCGGTGTGCAGGCCGATGCCGAAATGTGCATGATGATGGCCGATACGCTGGAAGCGCTCGGCATCGCGCGCGGAGACTATGTCATCCGGGTCAACAACCGCAAGGTGCTCGATGGCGTCATGGAAGCCATCGGCCTCGGCGGCGAGGACAATGCCGGCCGCCGTCTGAACGTGCTGCGCGCCATCGACAAGCTCGACAAGTTCGGCCCGGAAGGGGTGAAGCTGTTGCTCGGCCCCGGCCGCAAGGATGAATCCGGCGACTTCACCAAGGGCGCGGGTCTCGGCGACGAGCAGATTGAAAAAGTTCTGTTTTTCGTCGGCATCAAGGATTATGCGCAAAGCGCCGATGATCTCGCTAAACTGGTTGCGGGCACATCGAAGGGTGAGGAAGGCGTTGATGAGCTGAACATCATCGGCGCTCTGGTCACCAGTGCGGGTTATGATGCGACGCGCATCAAGATCGATCCCTCCGTCGTGCGCGGTCTCGAATATTACACCGGTCCGGTCTACGAGGCCGAACTGACCTTCGACGTCACCAATGAAAAGGGCGAAAAGGTCGTGTTTGGTTCGGTCGGCGGCGGCGGGCGTTATGATGGCCTCGTTTCGCGCTTCATGGGCCAGCCGGTTCCGGCCACGGGCTTTTCCATCGGTGTCTCGCGCCTGATGACGGCGCTGAAGAACCTCGGCAAGCTCGGTCAGGTCAAGCCACTTGCCCCGGTTCTCATCACCGTCATGGACGGCGATGTTGAAAGCATGGGCCGTTACCAGCGCTTCACGCAGGCGCTGCGCGCCGAGGGCATCCGCGCCGAAATGTACCAGGGCAACTGGAAGAAATTCGGCAACCAGCTGAAATATGCCGACCGCCTCGGCTCCCCCATCGCCATCATTCAGGGCGGTGACGAGCGCGCCGAAGGCGTCGTGCAGATCAAGGATCTGATCGAAGGCAAGCGCCTCTCCGGCGAAATCGAGGACAATGCCAGCTGGCGAGAGGCGCGCGTGGCGCAGGTCAGCGTGCCGGAAGCCGAACTGGTGGCGAAGGTCCGCGAGATTCTGGAGCATCAGGCCGAAGATGTGCGGCGGGCCGCAGAAGATGTGCTGCGGTCTGAAAGCAAGTAA
- a CDS encoding ATP phosphoribosyltransferase regulatory subunit, protein MPLIDMPEFAGELLEEFAARRTSRVNTPVIQPAEPFLDMAGEDLRRRIFMTESETGTSLCLRPEFTIPVCLRHIETATGTPKRYSYLGEVFRQRREGASEFYQAGIEDLGDTDIAAADARVVIDATTILQRLLPGRSLAVTLGDQQVFEAVVAALGLPLGWQKRLVQAFGDMAQLDALLESLVHPKPMTGLDARVAGLLATGDEAVLVDYLDTVMQETGYSTNASRSPLEIARRLREKLALAATRLPDESFELLKQFLALQAPLPQASQVLGDFAAKAKLKLDGALSAFDKRVAALANAGVDLETVTYGAAFGRPLDYYTGLVFEVVEAGSDSVLAGGGRYDRLLTLLGAQEKIPAVGFSLWLDRIEAVRGSEKP, encoded by the coding sequence ATGCCCCTGATCGACATGCCGGAATTTGCCGGAGAGCTACTGGAAGAATTCGCCGCGCGCCGCACAAGCCGCGTGAACACGCCTGTCATCCAGCCCGCTGAACCGTTTCTGGATATGGCCGGCGAGGATTTGCGCCGCCGTATCTTCATGACGGAAAGCGAAACGGGGACGAGCCTGTGCCTGCGCCCCGAATTCACCATCCCCGTCTGCCTGCGCCATATCGAGACCGCGACCGGCACGCCGAAGCGTTATTCCTATCTCGGTGAAGTCTTCCGCCAGCGCCGCGAGGGCGCGAGCGAGTTTTATCAGGCCGGCATCGAAGACCTCGGCGATACCGATATTGCCGCCGCCGATGCCCGTGTCGTCATTGACGCGACCACTATTCTGCAGCGCCTGCTGCCCGGCCGGTCGCTTGCCGTCACGCTGGGCGACCAGCAGGTGTTCGAAGCCGTCGTTGCAGCGCTTGGCCTGCCGCTGGGCTGGCAGAAACGGCTGGTGCAGGCTTTCGGCGACATGGCGCAGCTGGACGCGCTGCTGGAAAGCCTCGTGCATCCCAAGCCGATGACGGGGCTGGACGCCCGGGTCGCCGGCCTGCTGGCGACGGGCGACGAGGCGGTGCTGGTCGATTATCTCGATACGGTGATGCAGGAAACCGGGTACTCCACCAATGCCAGCCGTTCACCGCTCGAAATCGCCCGCCGTCTGCGGGAGAAGCTCGCGCTTGCGGCGACGCGCCTGCCGGATGAGAGTTTCGAGTTGCTCAAACAGTTCCTGGCCTTGCAGGCGCCCTTGCCGCAGGCCTCGCAGGTTCTTGGTGATTTCGCCGCAAAGGCGAAGCTGAAGCTGGATGGCGCGCTTTCCGCTTTCGACAAACGCGTTGCGGCCCTTGCCAATGCCGGTGTCGATCTTGAAACGGTCACCTATGGCGCTGCCTTCGGCCGCCCGCTCGATTATTATACCGGCCTTGTTTTCGAGGTGGTGGAGGCGGGCAGCGACAGCGTGCTCGCCGGCGGCGGCCGTTACGACAGGCTGCTCACACTTCTCGGGGCACAGGAAAAAATACCGGCCGTAGGCTTCTCGCTCTGGCTGGATCGCATCGAAGCGGTGCGTGGGAGTGAAAAACCATGA
- the hisG gene encoding ATP phosphoribosyltransferase — translation MITIALPSKGRMKEDASAVLERAGLKVAAVGNDRSYRGRIEGRDDIEIAYLSASEIAREIGAGTVDFGVTGEDLVREGLTNADAQVEFCARLGFGHADVVVAVPEIWLDVDSMADLGDVASEFRARHGRRLAIATKYWRLTQQFFSRQHGIQLYRIVESLGATEGAPAAGQADIIVDITSTGSTLRANHLKILSDGIIVRSEACFVRARKPEHEGIAAIEDIASRIRAAV, via the coding sequence ATGATCACCATCGCATTGCCCTCAAAGGGCCGGATGAAGGAAGACGCCTCCGCGGTTCTGGAACGCGCCGGGCTGAAGGTTGCGGCTGTCGGCAACGACCGCTCCTATCGCGGCCGCATCGAAGGACGCGACGATATCGAGATCGCCTATCTGTCGGCCTCCGAGATCGCCCGCGAGATCGGCGCCGGCACGGTGGATTTCGGCGTGACGGGGGAAGACCTGGTGCGCGAGGGGCTGACCAATGCCGATGCGCAGGTGGAATTCTGCGCCCGCCTCGGTTTCGGTCATGCCGATGTCGTGGTCGCGGTGCCGGAAATCTGGCTGGATGTGGACAGCATGGCCGATCTGGGCGACGTGGCGTCCGAATTCCGCGCCCGTCATGGCCGCAGACTGGCGATCGCCACCAAATATTGGCGGCTGACGCAGCAGTTCTTTTCGCGCCAGCACGGCATTCAGCTTTATCGCATCGTCGAAAGCCTTGGCGCGACCGAAGGTGCGCCGGCGGCAGGGCAGGCGGATATCATCGTCGATATTACCTCTACCGGCTCGACGCTCAGGGCCAACCACCTGAAAATCCTCTCGGACGGCATCATCGTCCGTTCGGAAGCCTGTTTCGTCCGCGCTCGCAAGCCGGAGCATGAAGGCATTGCAGCGATTGAGGACATCGCATCGCGCATAAGGGCGGCGGTCTGA
- a CDS encoding DoxX family protein encodes MSSSQNALVLIARILLSFIFISSGFSKLVDPAGTAGMISGAGLPAATALAYVAGLFELVAGLAVLAGFQTKIAAWALAVFCVFTGLVFHSGTVAVPGWPEPALGWINTLNGIMMVKNITLAGAYILLAAFGAGAYSIDAKRGVAVAHA; translated from the coding sequence ATGTCCAGCAGCCAGAACGCTCTCGTTCTCATCGCCCGCATTCTGCTTTCCTTCATCTTCATCTCTTCGGGCTTCAGCAAGCTCGTTGATCCGGCCGGCACGGCCGGAATGATTTCGGGCGCCGGTCTGCCCGCCGCAACCGCACTTGCCTACGTCGCAGGCCTCTTCGAACTCGTTGCCGGTCTTGCCGTTCTCGCTGGTTTCCAGACCAAAATTGCCGCCTGGGCGCTCGCCGTTTTCTGCGTCTTTACCGGTCTGGTTTTCCACAGCGGCACCGTTGCCGTTCCCGGCTGGCCTGAGCCTGCTCTTGGCTGGATCAATACGCTGAACGGCATCATGATGGTGAAGAACATCACCCTTGCCGGCGCTTACATCCTGCTCGCCGCCTTCGGCGCCGGCGCCTATTCCATCGACGCCAAGCGCGGCGTGGCTGTGGCCCACGCCTGA
- the groL gene encoding chaperonin GroEL (60 kDa chaperone family; promotes refolding of misfolded polypeptides especially under stressful conditions; forms two stacked rings of heptamers to form a barrel-shaped 14mer; ends can be capped by GroES; misfolded proteins enter the barrel where they are refolded when GroES binds): protein MAAKEVKFGRSAREKMLKGVDVLADAVKVTLGPKGRNVVIDKSFGAPRITKDGVSVAKEIELEDKFENMGAQLVREVASKTNDIAGDGTTTATVLAQAIVREGAKAVAAGMNPMDLKRGIDLAVAEVVKDLQAKAKKINTSEEVAQVGTISANGERQIGLDIAEAMQKVGNEGVITVEEAKTAETELEVVEGMQFDRGYLSPYFVTNPEKMVADLEDAYILLHEKKLSNLQAMLPVLEAVVQTGKPLVIIAEDVEGEALATLVVNKLRGGLKIAAVKAPGFGDRRKAMLEDIAILTGGTVISEDLGIKLETVTLDMLGKSKKVSISKENTTIVDGAGQKSDIEGRVAQIKAQIEETTSDYDREKLQERLAKLAGGVAVIRVGGSTEVEVKEKKDRIDDALNATRAAVQEGIVPGGGVALLRSSTKITAKGVNDDQEAGINIVRKALQALVRQIAENAGDEASIVVGKILDKNEDNYGYNAQTGEYGDLIQLGIVDPVKVVRTALQNAASVASLLITTEAMIAELPKKESAMPAMPGGGMGGMDF from the coding sequence ATGGCAGCCAAAGAAGTCAAATTCGGCCGCTCAGCGCGCGAAAAGATGCTCAAGGGCGTCGACGTTCTTGCTGATGCAGTGAAGGTCACCCTCGGCCCGAAGGGTCGTAACGTCGTTATCGACAAGTCCTTCGGCGCTCCGCGCATCACCAAGGACGGCGTTTCCGTCGCCAAGGAAATCGAACTGGAAGACAAGTTCGAGAACATGGGCGCACAGCTCGTTCGCGAAGTTGCCTCCAAGACCAACGACATCGCCGGTGACGGCACCACCACCGCAACGGTTCTGGCCCAGGCCATCGTTCGCGAAGGTGCAAAGGCAGTTGCTGCCGGCATGAACCCGATGGACCTGAAGCGCGGTATCGACCTCGCTGTGGCTGAAGTCGTCAAGGACCTTCAGGCCAAGGCCAAGAAGATCAACACGTCTGAAGAAGTTGCACAGGTCGGCACGATCTCTGCAAACGGCGAGCGTCAGATCGGTCTCGACATTGCTGAAGCAATGCAGAAGGTCGGCAACGAAGGCGTCATCACCGTTGAAGAAGCCAAGACCGCCGAAACCGAACTCGAAGTCGTCGAAGGCATGCAGTTCGACCGCGGCTACCTGTCGCCCTACTTCGTGACCAACCCGGAAAAGATGGTTGCGGACCTCGAAGACGCTTACATCCTCCTGCACGAAAAGAAGCTCTCGAACCTCCAGGCCATGCTGCCGGTTCTCGAAGCTGTCGTTCAGACCGGCAAGCCGCTCGTCATCATCGCTGAAGACGTAGAAGGCGAAGCTCTTGCAACGCTCGTCGTCAACAAGCTGCGTGGCGGCCTCAAGATCGCTGCCGTCAAGGCTCCTGGCTTCGGCGACCGCCGCAAGGCCATGCTGGAAGACATCGCCATCCTGACCGGTGGTACCGTTATTTCCGAAGACCTCGGCATCAAGCTCGAAACCGTAACTCTCGACATGCTCGGCAAGTCGAAGAAGGTTTCGATCTCCAAGGAAAACACCACGATCGTTGACGGTGCCGGCCAGAAGTCCGACATCGAAGGCCGCGTTGCCCAGATCAAGGCGCAGATCGAAGAAACCACTTCCGACTACGACCGCGAAAAGCTGCAGGAACGTCTTGCCAAGCTCGCTGGCGGCGTTGCCGTTATCCGCGTTGGCGGTTCGACGGAAGTTGAAGTGAAGGAAAAGAAGGACCGCATCGACGACGCTCTCAACGCGACGCGCGCTGCTGTTCAGGAAGGTATCGTACCGGGCGGCGGCGTTGCCCTGCTGCGTTCCTCCACGAAGATCACCGCCAAGGGTGTGAACGACGACCAGGAAGCCGGCATCAACATCGTCCGCAAGGCTCTGCAGGCTCTGGTTCGCCAGATCGCAGAAAACGCCGGTGACGAAGCTTCCATCGTTGTCGGCAAGATCCTCGACAAGAACGAAGACAACTACGGCTACAACGCCCAGACCGGCGAATATGGCGACCTGATCCAGCTCGGCATCGTCGACCCGGTCAAGGTTGTTCGCACGGCTCTGCAGAATGCAGCTTCGGTCGCTTCTCTGCTGATCACCACCGAAGCCATGATCGCCGAGCTTCCGAAGAAGGAATCTGCGATGCCGGCAATGCCGGGTGGCGGAATGGGCGGCATGGACTTCTAA
- the groES gene encoding co-chaperone GroES, with protein sequence MTSTNFRPLHDRVVVRRVESEAKTKGGIIIPDTAKEKPQEGEIVAVGSGARDEAGKVVALDVKVGDRVLFGKWSGTEVKLDGEDLLIMKEADIMGIIG encoded by the coding sequence ATGACAAGCACCAATTTCCGCCCGCTTCATGATCGCGTCGTCGTTCGTCGCGTTGAGTCCGAAGCAAAGACCAAGGGCGGCATCATCATTCCCGATACCGCCAAGGAAAAGCCGCAGGAAGGCGAAATCGTCGCCGTCGGTTCCGGCGCGCGCGATGAGGCCGGCAAGGTCGTCGCTCTCGACGTCAAGGTTGGCGATCGCGTCCTGTTCGGCAAGTGGTCGGGCACCGAAGTCAAGCTCGACGGCGAAGACCTTCTGATCATGAAGGAAGCCGACATCATGGGTATCATCGGCTAA
- a CDS encoding TIGR01459 family HAD-type hydrolase: protein MAHRILTLGEITDGFDVILSDVWGVLHNGVSAFPDAAVALHEARKAGKTVVLITNSPRPAPGVIAQLRVLGVPDEAYDRIITSGDVTRGLIAEGPKKVFLLGPERDMPLLEGLDVERVSEAEAQSVVCTGFFDDETETPEDYTEMLKGFIARKVPMICANPDLVVERGERIIPCAGAMAAYYEQLGGEVRIAGKPHAPIYEACLAAAKDVRGAFPRDRVLAIGDGMPTDVKGAIASGLNLLYISGGIHAAEYTLNGQTDEALLNAYLKGQGAAPGWWMPRLA, encoded by the coding sequence ATGGCCCATCGCATTCTCACCCTCGGCGAAATCACTGATGGGTTCGACGTTATTCTTTCGGATGTCTGGGGCGTGCTGCACAATGGCGTCAGCGCCTTTCCGGATGCGGCGGTTGCGCTGCACGAAGCCCGCAAGGCCGGCAAGACGGTGGTGCTCATCACCAATTCGCCGCGCCCGGCCCCCGGCGTCATCGCCCAGCTTCGTGTTCTCGGCGTGCCTGACGAGGCCTATGACCGTATCATCACCTCGGGCGACGTCACCCGCGGGCTGATCGCCGAAGGTCCGAAAAAAGTCTTCCTGCTCGGCCCGGAGCGGGACATGCCGCTGCTCGAAGGTCTCGATGTCGAGCGTGTCAGCGAGGCGGAGGCGCAATCCGTGGTCTGCACCGGCTTCTTTGATGACGAGACGGAAACGCCTGAAGATTACACCGAAATGCTGAAGGGCTTCATCGCCCGCAAGGTGCCGATGATCTGCGCCAACCCCGATCTGGTGGTGGAGCGCGGCGAGCGCATCATTCCCTGTGCCGGCGCCATGGCTGCCTATTACGAACAGCTGGGCGGCGAAGTCCGCATTGCCGGCAAGCCGCATGCACCGATCTATGAGGCCTGCCTTGCGGCAGCCAAAGACGTGCGCGGCGCCTTCCCCAGGGATCGCGTGCTGGCCATCGGCGACGGCATGCCGACGGATGTGAAGGGCGCGATTGCGAGCGGTCTCAACCTTCTTTATATCAGCGGCGGCATTCACGCCGCCGAATATACGCTGAACGGCCAGACGGATGAGGCGCTTCTGAACGCCTATCTCAAGGGGCAGGGTGCCGCCCCCGGCTGGTGGATGCCCCGCCTTGCCTGA
- a CDS encoding bifunctional riboflavin kinase/FAD synthetase gives MTVFHRNEKKEPLPEALRGGVIAIGNFDGVHRGHRAVLDRALELAEARGVPALVLTFEPHPRSVFRPDVPVFRLTPAPLKARILEAIGFRSVIEYPFDREFSQRSAEEFVTSILVDWLHASAVVTGFDFHFGKGREGGPAFLMAAGKRHGFDVTLVDAFRDEGADVVSSSRIRSLLCEGDVAGAAGLLGYRFTVESEVIGGQKLGRTLGYPTANMALAPETELKAGIYAVRFRRPDGSIHDGVASFGYRPTVTENGAALLETFLFDFSGDLYGEVCSVSFFGHLRDELKFDGLDPLVAQIRRDEEEARAMLSGVRPLSELDAKIAF, from the coding sequence ATGACCGTCTTTCATCGCAATGAAAAAAAAGAGCCGCTGCCGGAAGCTCTTCGCGGTGGCGTCATCGCGATCGGCAATTTCGATGGCGTGCATCGCGGCCACCGCGCCGTGCTGGACCGTGCTCTGGAGCTGGCGGAAGCGCGTGGTGTTCCGGCGCTGGTGCTGACCTTCGAGCCGCATCCCCGCTCCGTGTTCCGCCCTGACGTGCCGGTCTTCCGCCTCACACCCGCACCGTTGAAGGCACGCATTCTCGAGGCCATCGGTTTCCGCTCCGTTATCGAATATCCCTTCGACAGGGAATTCTCACAGCGTTCGGCGGAGGAATTCGTCACATCCATTCTGGTCGACTGGCTTCACGCCAGCGCCGTCGTTACCGGTTTCGATTTCCATTTCGGCAAGGGTCGCGAAGGCGGTCCGGCATTCCTGATGGCGGCCGGCAAGCGTCACGGCTTCGACGTGACGCTGGTGGACGCCTTTCGCGATGAGGGGGCGGATGTCGTTTCCTCCAGCCGTATCCGCTCGCTTCTGTGCGAGGGCGATGTGGCGGGTGCCGCCGGCCTGCTCGGTTATCGCTTCACCGTAGAAAGCGAAGTCATCGGCGGCCAGAAGCTCGGCCGCACATTGGGTTATCCGACAGCCAACATGGCGCTGGCACCGGAAACGGAGCTGAAGGCGGGCATTTATGCCGTGCGGTTCCGTCGCCCCGATGGTTCGATCCACGATGGCGTCGCGAGCTTCGGTTACCGCCCGACGGTGACGGAGAACGGTGCGGCGCTGCTCGAAACCTTCCTGTTCGATTTTTCGGGCGATCTTTATGGGGAAGTCTGTTCGGTGTCCTTCTTCGGCCACCTGCGCGACGAGCTGAAATTCGACGGGCTCGATCCGCTTGTCGCCCAGATCAGGCGCGATGAAGAAGAGGCGAGGGCGATGCTGTCGGGCGTGCGTCCGCTCAGCGAACTGGACGCGAAGATCGCGTTCTGA